The genomic interval TCGGTCTCGTCGGCGCTTGCCGCCGCCGCCCCGCTTCCGCCGTCGTCGGGCCCGCTCTCGGTCGGCGCGGCGGGTTCGCCGGCGCTTCCCTGCCGGGTCATGTAGCCGACGACTGCCACGACGCCGACGACGATGACGGCGACGCCGAACCACAGCGGGACACCGCCGGCGAAGGGCTGTTCGGGGGTCGCCGTCGGTGTCGGCGTCGGCGTGGCCTGATCGCCCGTGTAGACGATTCGGAGCGTCCCCGGCTCGAACGTCCGTGGCCCCTCGAAGCGGAGGCGACCGTTCTCGACGCCGATGGGGGCGCTGTCGACGCCGTAGCCCGTCGGCGGCGAGATGATGAACGTATCGTTCTCTCCGAGACTCCGGAACCAGGTCCCGTCGGTCGTGTTGAACGCGTCGTCGATGACGAGCCGGTCGCTCTCAGTGACCGCGAAGTCGGTCCACGTAAACGACAGCGTGAGCGTCCCGCGGTTCCCGTCGACATCGTACGCGCGGTCGATGTCGGTGATGTTCATCTGGCGGCCGGTCGCTTCGATCGCTTCCTGGTTAGCGGCTCGAAACGCCGCCAGCTGGCCGGTTCCGGTCTCGCCAGCGACGTAGTCTTCACCGAGCGATCGGAACGTCTCGACTTCGGTCGAACTCTCCAGGGCGTAGGTCTGTGTGACGGTCCAGCGTGCGTCCCCGTCGGGCCTGAGCTGGAGCTCGATCGTCGCGGCCTCGGAGACCGCTCCGTCGGTCGCCGTCGGCGTCGACTGTTGGGGGGCGGTCGGTGCCGCGCTCGTAGCCATCGCTGTGGCCGCCGGAGCCAGCAACAGTGACGCGAGCAGGAGGGCAAAGAGGGAACCGGATAGCCGCAGGGACATTTTCCAGCCGTGAGTCCACAGCCCGTGGGGAAAACGCTTTCCATCCGGGAATAAAACTTCAACGCCCCGCGTGAAACGTCTCGACGCCTCTCGGAGCAGGATATCCAGTGTGCGAATGTGGGGCATTTTTGTATTCCGGCGGTCTATCCGGGACTGATGCGACGCCTCCCCGCCCTCCTGGGTGTCCTCCTCGTCGTGGTCGCGCTCGCCGCCCCGGCTACCTCGGGGGTGGCAGCCACGCAGACCTCGACACCCACAGACGGAGATCGGTTCCCCCGCGTGACGACAGTCGAGAACCTCACGAACCACCTCACGATCCCCGAAGAGAACGTCCGGCAGGCCGAGTACGGGACGACGGGGATCGATGTCGGTGCGGCCGTCTCGCTCAGCACACAACGGCTCCACCGCGAGCACGACGCGCGATCGTTCGAACGAGCGTTCTTCAGGGCGAACAACGAGTCGGCCAGAACCCGCCTGATCCGGGCGGAACTCGACAGTATCGAACAGCGCCAGGCGGCCCTCGCCGAGCGCCAGCAACGCCAGCTCCAGCAGTACGCGAGCGGCTCGGTGTCCGTCGACTCGCTCGTCCGGACCCGCGCAGTGGTCGACGCCGAGGCGCGCGAACTGGCCCAGACACTCGATACGGTCGATCGAGTCGAGCGCAGCGAGCCCGCCTTCACGATGGCCAGCGGGCAGCGGACCCGCCTGGAGAACATCAGAGGGCAGCTCCGGGTGCTCCGGGGGCCGGTCGGCGACCGCCTCGGCCGGTCGTTCACCGGTGAGATACCTCCGAACGCGGTGTACGTGATGGCCTCCGACCAGGACTACATGCTCGCGACCACCGCCGGTCAGGCGTACATCCGGGAGACCCACCTGGCGAGCGCGCGTGACCCGACGGCGAGCGACCAGTTCGTCACGAGCGACACCGACCCCCTCCGGGCGGCGAACACCCGTGCCGAGGACCTCTACCCGTGGCTCTACTCCCAGCAACTCCCCAGCGTCAACACCTACGGGACCAGCAGTATCTACCGGCTGACCGCCAACCACCCCAGCGGGCAGTTGACGACTTACATCGACGGCGGCACGACGGACGTGTTCCACGAGTCACAGCGGCTCCAGCTCTCGACGATCAGGGCCAGTGAGACCCGCGTGACGATCAACGACTCCGTCCGGGTCGAAGTGACACGGACCTACGAGACCGGACCGGTCCGCGTCTCGGTCCGGAACAACGACACCGGCGCCCCGATGGCCGGAACGGTCGCCGTCAGCGGCCGGGAGGTCGGGACGACCGGCGACGACGGCACGCTCTGGACAGTCGAACCACGCGGGAGCTACTCCGTCGAGGTACGGACACGGAGCGGGACGAACACGACCGTCGCGGTGCTTGGGACGTAGGCGACGCGTAACTTTTTGCGGCGGCGAGACGATAGCCGAGCCACTGGTGGGGTCCGATCGCTCGTGGATCGACAGCGTCCGACGACGAGTGCCGAACCAGCGCCAGCTCTCGGAGAACCACGCCGTCCTCTGGACGGTCGTCATCCTGGCCTCGCTGTTCGACGTGGTGACGACGATGGTCGGCCTGGAACTGGGTCTGACCGAGGGCAACGCCGTCGCTCGCGCCTTTATCGCGACCTACGGGACGCCGGGGATCGGCCTGCTGAAGTTCAGCGCGCTGGTGCTCGTGGTCACGCTCTGGGCGATGTTCGACGACCACCGAGCGACCGTGGTGCTTGCCGTCTTCGCCGTCGTCTCGCTGGCCGTCGTGGCGCTGAACGCCCTGACCCTCGCGAGCGTGTAGCTACTCCGCGGCCGGGTTGGAGATGATGTCGCCGCCACACTCGGGGCAGAACGCCCGGAGCACGTCCGTTCCGTAGTCACACTTCCGGCAGACGAACGGCTGCTGTGCCGTCTGTGCCATACCGGCGCTTCGCCCCCCGTCGTGTTAACTATTGTCACCACTTCCGGACGGTTTTAGCTATTTCGGGCCGACAGCCACAGTATGGGCACTACGCATCGGTGTGTCTGCGGGAAGACCCTCCGATACAGGCAGGACCTCGCAATCGACCGGAGCGGGACCACCCGGACCTGGAAGTGCACCGACTGTGGGACGCCGGTGCCCGGCGGCGTCGCCGAGCGCATCGGCCACCAACATCCGTCGTGAGCGGGAGCGCCTGGGGAGGACCGGGTGCGGTGCTGTGCGGTCGGCCGGGAGGCCGCTCCGTCGGCCGACCCGGGGACGGGCGGGGCCGCTGGAGCGCATACCGCGCCGCAGGAGCGGTTTCCCCGGAAGGGCAGCGAAGCCGCGCCTTCCGGCATGGCGAGCGGCGTCGCCGTCTCGAACCATCTCGTTCGCTCCGCCCACGAAAACCACGTTTTTCGAAGAGTGGTTCGAGCCCGCCGACAGCGCGACTCGAACCCGACGACGAAAAAGGTGGAAGGGGAAGATACTTCCCTGCCCTGCTCACACCAGAAGGTATGAGCACGTACACTGTTCGCGGCAGTTTCCCGGCCCGAGACGGGCCCCAGGAGTTCGAGAAGGAGGTCGAGGCGCCAAACGAGAAAGTTGCCGAGGAGCGCGTCTACAGCAACTTCGGCTCCCAGCACAACCTCAAGCGCACACAGATCACCATCGACGAGGTGGCAGCATGATGGGCGGTGGCGGCGGTGGCGGCGGCGGCCAGATGCAGCAGCTGTCCCAGGAGATCGAGCAGATGGAGCAGGAAGTCCAGGCCATCGACGACGAGATCGAGCGCCTGCGCGACAAGAAAGTCGACATCGACGACGCCATCGAGGCCATCGAGACGCTGGAAACTGGCTCGACGGTCCAGGTCCCGGTCGGCGGCGACGCCTACATCCGCGCGACGGTCGACGACATCGACCAGGTTGTCGTCTCCCTGGGTGGCGGCTACGCCGCCGAGCGCGACCAGAACGGCGCCATCAGCACGCTGGAGACCAAACAGGAGACGCTGGACGACCAGATCGAGGACCTCCAGTCCGACAAGGCCGAAGTCGAGACCGAGAAAGAGGAACTCGAACAGCAGGCCCAGCAGATGCAACAACAGCAGATGCAGCAGATGATGCAGCAGCAACAGCAGCAGGAAGACGCCGACGACGAGTAAGGCCGCCATGTTCGACGGACTGAAAGACAAGCTCAGCAGTTTCACCAGCGATGTCGAGGAGGATGTCGACGAGGAGGCTGTCGACGAAGACGCTGGCGAGGACGAACTGGCCGACGCCGAGCCGACGCCAGAAGCCGACGACAGCGACGCTGGTGAGCCCGCCGACGCGGTGAGCGAGACGGCAGAGACGCCCGCCGCTGGCACTGCGGATGGGACTGCTGCCGACGAGTCCGCGGAGACCACGGACGACGAACCCTCGGACGACGCCGAGGGCGACACGGCGGCTGTCGGGATCGGTGGTGCGGACACCGCGTCGTCGACCGACGAGAGTGATGCGGCCAGCGAGACGGCCGACTCCGACGACAGCGATGCCGTCGGCGAAACGGACGACGCGGACGACGATGGCGGCCGGAGCCTCACCGAGAAGGCCAAGATCATGGCCACCGGCAAGACCGTCATCGAGGAGGACGACCTGCAGGACCACCTCGACGACCTGGAACTGGCGCTTTTGTCCAGCGACGTGGAGATGGGCGTCGCCAACGAGATCCTGCAGGGGGTCAAGGCGAACCTCACAGGCCAGACCCGCCGCCGTCTCTCCAGTACGGGCAACATGGTCCAGGACGCGGTTCGGGAAGCGCTGTACGACGTGATCAGCGTCGGCCAGTTCGACTTCGACGAGCGCGTGGCCGCGGCCGACAAGCCCGTCGTCATCGTCTTCACCGGCGTCAACGGCGTCGGGAAGACGACCACCATCGCCAAACTCGCGCAGTACTTCGAGGACCGCGGGCTCTCGACGGTGCTGGCGAACGGCGACACCTACCGTGCCGGCGCCAACGAACAACTCCAGCAACACGCCCAGAACCTCGACAAGAAAGTCATCGCCCACGAGCAGGGGTCGGACCCGACGGCAGTCATCTACGACGCCGTCGAGTACGCCAACGCCAACGACATCGACGTGGTGCTTGGCGATACGGCCGGTCGCCTGCACACCTCCGACGACCTGATGGCCCAACTGGAGAAGATCGACCGCAACATCGACCCGGACATGACGCTGTTCGTCGACGAAGCGGTCGCCGGCCAGGACGCGGTCAACCGCGCTCGGGAGTTCAACGACGCCGCCGAGGTCGACGGCGCGGTACTGACGAAAGCCGACGCCGATCCACAGGGCGGGGCCGCCATCTCGATCGCCCACGTGACCGGCAAGCCGATCCTCTTCCTGGGGACCGGGCAGGACTACGACGATCTGGAGCAGTTCGATCCCGAGGAGATCGTCGATCAGTTGCTCGGGGAGTAGCCACACCCGTTTTCGGGTAGTCCCCGGGCCGCCCGTCAATACTTACCCACAGAGTCCATACCACAGACAGAGATGCGTAGCGTCGGCGAACTGACGGCCGGCCGGTTCACCGGTCCCGGAATCGCGGTGTTCGTCTCGGGGGTGGCCAGCATGGGCCTGGAGATCCTCGCCGGCCGTATCGTCGCCCCACAGTTCGGTAGCAGTATCTACACCTGGGGGAGCATCATCGGCGTCTTCCTCGCGGCGCTGAGTCTGGGTTATCACTACGGCGGCAAGCGAGCCGCCCGGCGGGCCAGTCGGCCGCGCCTCGCCCGGCTGCTGGTCTGGACGGCCGCCTACGTCGCCGTCGTGATCTTCGCCAGCGACCTGATGCTCTCGCTCGGTGCCGCGTTCCCGCTGCCCAGTCGGTTCGCCTCGCTGCCGGCGATCACCCTGTTGTTCGGGCCGCCGACGTACCTGCTGGGGTTCATCAGCCCGTACGCGGCACAGCTCTCGGCGACCGAGGGGGTCGGCGAGGCCTCCGGCGAGGTGTACGCGATCGGCACCATCGGCAGCATCATCGGCGCGTTCGGCACGACCTTCCTGTTGATCCCGTCGTTCAGTATCGAGGTCATCGGCTTCGTCTTCGGCGCGCTCCTGATCGTGACGGCAGCGGGGCTCGTGCTCACCTCCGCCGGGCGGGACCCGCTGTACTCGACCGTCGCCGTCGGCGTCCTCCTCGTCGCCGCGGTCTCCAGCGGCGCGATCGGCGTCTCGACGGGCGGCCAGGTCGTCTACCAGACCCAGACGCCGTACCAGGAACTGGAGGTGACCGAACTCGGCGGCACGCGAACCCTCTATCTCGACGGTCAGCGCCACAGCGCGATGGACATCGACGACCCCGATAGACACGTCTTCACGTACACGCGGTACTTCCACCTGCCCTACCTCCTGGCCGACGACCCCGACGACATCGACCGGGTGCTGTTCGTCGGCGGCGGCGGGTTCAGCGGCCCCAAGCGGTTCGTCTCCGAGTACGACGCGACCGTCGATGTCGTCGAGATCGACCCAGCGGTCATCCGTGTCGCCAAGGAGTACTTCGCCGTCGAGGAGTCCGAGCGGTTGAACGTCTACAACGACGACGGTCGGCGGTTCCTCCGGGAGACGAACCACACCTACGACCTCATCGTCCTCGACGCCTACAAGAAGGACAAGGTGCCCTTCCAGCTCACGACGGTGGAGTTCATGGCGTTGACCCGGGAGCGACTGTCCGAGGACGGCATCCTCGTGTCGAACCTCATCTCCGCGCCCGCCGGCCCCGCCTCCAAATTCTATCGCTCGGAGTACCGCACCGTGAACGAGGTCTACCCGCAGGTCTACAGTTTCTCGACGGCGTCGGGGTCGACCGTCGTCCAGAACATCGAACTCGTCGCGACCAGGGACACGGCCCGGCTCTCGGAGGCCGAACTCCGACAGCGGAACCGCCAGCGCGACATCGGGATCGACCTCTCGGGGGCGGTCAACAGCTACCAGAACCCGCCCCCGACCGGAGACGTGCCGGTGCTCCGGGACGACCGCGCCCCGATCGACAGCCTGCTCGACCCGATGGTCGGTCAGGAGTACGTGATCGAG from Haloarcula pelagica carries:
- a CDS encoding DUF7096 domain-containing protein produces the protein MRRLPALLGVLLVVVALAAPATSGVAATQTSTPTDGDRFPRVTTVENLTNHLTIPEENVRQAEYGTTGIDVGAAVSLSTQRLHREHDARSFERAFFRANNESARTRLIRAELDSIEQRQAALAERQQRQLQQYASGSVSVDSLVRTRAVVDAEARELAQTLDTVDRVERSEPAFTMASGQRTRLENIRGQLRVLRGPVGDRLGRSFTGEIPPNAVYVMASDQDYMLATTAGQAYIRETHLASARDPTASDQFVTSDTDPLRAANTRAEDLYPWLYSQQLPSVNTYGTSSIYRLTANHPSGQLTTYIDGGTTDVFHESQRLQLSTIRASETRVTINDSVRVEVTRTYETGPVRVSVRNNDTGAPMAGTVAVSGREVGTTGDDGTLWTVEPRGSYSVEVRTRSGTNTTVAVLGT
- a CDS encoding spermidine synthase translates to MRSVGELTAGRFTGPGIAVFVSGVASMGLEILAGRIVAPQFGSSIYTWGSIIGVFLAALSLGYHYGGKRAARRASRPRLARLLVWTAAYVAVVIFASDLMLSLGAAFPLPSRFASLPAITLLFGPPTYLLGFISPYAAQLSATEGVGEASGEVYAIGTIGSIIGAFGTTFLLIPSFSIEVIGFVFGALLIVTAAGLVLTSAGRDPLYSTVAVGVLLVAAVSSGAIGVSTGGQVVYQTQTPYQELEVTELGGTRTLYLDGQRHSAMDIDDPDRHVFTYTRYFHLPYLLADDPDDIDRVLFVGGGGFSGPKRFVSEYDATVDVVEIDPAVIRVAKEYFAVEESERLNVYNDDGRRFLRETNHTYDLIVLDAYKKDKVPFQLTTVEFMALTRERLSEDGILVSNLISAPAGPASKFYRSEYRTVNEVYPQVYSFSTASGSTVVQNIELVATRDTARLSEAELRQRNRQRDIGIDLSGAVNSYQNPPPTGDVPVLRDDRAPIDSLLDPMVGQEYVIEQAPPNGSTATPSLDASAVSSERFSPSVRPGTGNGTESGVGV
- the pfdA gene encoding prefoldin subunit alpha; its protein translation is MMGGGGGGGGGQMQQLSQEIEQMEQEVQAIDDEIERLRDKKVDIDDAIEAIETLETGSTVQVPVGGDAYIRATVDDIDQVVVSLGGGYAAERDQNGAISTLETKQETLDDQIEDLQSDKAEVETEKEELEQQAQQMQQQQMQQMMQQQQQQEDADDE
- a CDS encoding helix-turn-helix transcriptional regulator, encoding MSLRLSGSLFALLLASLLLAPAATAMATSAAPTAPQQSTPTATDGAVSEAATIELQLRPDGDARWTVTQTYALESSTEVETFRSLGEDYVAGETGTGQLAAFRAANQEAIEATGRQMNITDIDRAYDVDGNRGTLTLSFTWTDFAVTESDRLVIDDAFNTTDGTWFRSLGENDTFIISPPTGYGVDSAPIGVENGRLRFEGPRTFEPGTLRIVYTGDQATPTPTPTATPEQPFAGGVPLWFGVAVIVVGVVAVVGYMTRQGSAGEPAAPTESGPDDGGSGAAAASADETEEPTEEIDTELLSDEERVERLLEQNGGRMKQARIVKETGWSNAKVSQLLSSMDEDDRIDKLRIGRENLISFPDEDITDFDE
- the ftsY gene encoding signal recognition particle-docking protein FtsY produces the protein MFDGLKDKLSSFTSDVEEDVDEEAVDEDAGEDELADAEPTPEADDSDAGEPADAVSETAETPAAGTADGTAADESAETTDDEPSDDAEGDTAAVGIGGADTASSTDESDAASETADSDDSDAVGETDDADDDGGRSLTEKAKIMATGKTVIEEDDLQDHLDDLELALLSSDVEMGVANEILQGVKANLTGQTRRRLSSTGNMVQDAVREALYDVISVGQFDFDERVAAADKPVVIVFTGVNGVGKTTTIAKLAQYFEDRGLSTVLANGDTYRAGANEQLQQHAQNLDKKVIAHEQGSDPTAVIYDAVEYANANDIDVVLGDTAGRLHTSDDLMAQLEKIDRNIDPDMTLFVDEAVAGQDAVNRAREFNDAAEVDGAVLTKADADPQGGAAISIAHVTGKPILFLGTGQDYDDLEQFDPEEIVDQLLGE
- the rpl18a gene encoding 50S ribosomal protein L18Ae, with amino-acid sequence MSTYTVRGSFPARDGPQEFEKEVEAPNEKVAEERVYSNFGSQHNLKRTQITIDEVAA
- a CDS encoding DUF5658 family protein — translated: MGSDRSWIDSVRRRVPNQRQLSENHAVLWTVVILASLFDVVTTMVGLELGLTEGNAVARAFIATYGTPGIGLLKFSALVLVVTLWAMFDDHRATVVLAVFAVVSLAVVALNALTLASV